In the Silene latifolia isolate original U9 population chromosome 1, ASM4854445v1, whole genome shotgun sequence genome, gggaaagacactagaagctagtcacattcattcccaaacaaaaaaaaatacaaaacaaaaacccacccaaaaagctaagaagatgtcgaagcAACCAGAGAAGGTGCTGGTGAAAAtgaattctaccaagacgacacattccacaactcagaaatcgggcagtcccccaccggccgtatcactgatacgacgaacgggatgccaaaggaacaagatacaccgccgccaccgaccaggtcaccatcatgggacatgtggttgatgcaaagaaaAAACGAAGCTACTCCCGaacctaattggtagtacgccggctcacaccgtcacaccgacaagagcggcggaacccgtccgagaccaggggcccaaaatgtgactccgagaaatttgaacggagcactaggggaagcgacctgtcaagacgccgggagcccgagtgctagtggtagactgagtccttcccgcactcgcggaggacggtgtcgccgcaaagaccgacgaggcACGCCCcgggaggagtgaaagaagtccgactcaccagagtcgtagaagaagcccgactcaccagagtcggagaagaagcccttcccgccacggggagaggagccggactagggatgcgaggagccgatcgccgcgtgtcgttccacacgtggtcagacagcccctcagcgcctacgtcctagagaccccggtgccgactaagctgaagttgccatccatagcatacaaaggagaaggcgacccaaccgaccacgccgaggctttcgagtcttacatgtcggtatgggagcaacccgatgaggtttggtgccgaatcttcccaacgacactgcatgggatgacacaaagttggtacaaggggctacccgatgggtcggtatactgttacgccgacctaagggacatatttttagcccaatattcttgcaacaagaggagggccgtcgagacatcggacctcctgactatcaggcaggagggaggcgagtctctccgaagttatgtgaagaggttcgacgccaaggttcagcagattcgtgagagCCGAACAATGAATCGGCGGCCTTCGcatcgatgaaaggcctcccgagaggagacttaaaaaatgagctcatcaagtgcggcggcctgaacctagactccgccaggaagatggccgatcaagccattaaggtggaggactaccacaaaacctgggtaggccccagcggggccgggcactcagagagtaagagccgccgggaggacaatcCGGATGAAAGAcgtcgtgacaataataggtcacggtcgacagTCCGCCAGAAATGTAACTCGGtgggcgccggggagttcgaaACGTACTACCGtgaagcggtacaatgatcacacccccggtCGTGTCTGCCGCCGAgatcttcgcccgagcaagaacgagggtcgaagtgggaaaggcctcccggccgaggagtgacggtgacacgagccaagatctttTGTGAGTACCATGGCCACACCGCCACTTAATCGACAAccggcatcgaagaatgccatcgaagagcgatccggaaggggagcctcggcaaatatgtcgccaaaggccaaaagacgatGCGGCGGCtcgaataagaaatccgtctttgaacggataggagtaatccatgttgtcatcggggcaacgagaacggtgggtccgctcatgggcacaaacggcactgagAACGAGCagtatcgggccatcaactttgtgcccaaaacagcgatccccgcctccaacatccccgatatgactattggaaggaaggactacgagggagtcatcgcccctcacaacgacccactcgtagtccacttggacatatccaaccacctggtcaagaggtgcccgattgacacagcgcctacacgaacatcatgttcgggagtgctttctcaacctcggtccgaAAGTCGGGACTTGAGCCCCAAGACCACCCATCAGTATAGCTTTTCCGGGGCGGCCTGGTACCCCCGGGCTCAATCGacaccggtgatgttcggcgaggggaatgcggctaagaatgtcctagctgagttcgtggtcattgacggctcgtccgcctacaacgttctcataggccgagtcactctgagcgaggccgacgcagtgatgtccatccgggccctgacactgatatatgtctcggaccggggggaagcgcataagctcgtctccaaggacgagaaggacgaggtggtcaacgtccagatatctgccagaggatgcaacatgcaatccctcaaagtggcaaagaagtcagataaggggaaaagctcatccttacaacaggagggcgacctcatggatgcaactgacggctaactgggaaggtccctataaagtcgttgaagaaatgaggctGGGTACACACCGgttgacagacatggagggtgtgcctttgatgagccattagaacactgacaatctcgggaaatattttgtatagcggcggaggtgcccaagacaactgtgggcaccccgacacatgtttatatctaatgaagaatcgtccaagttagccatcaaagtgttcatttcaccccatagtcactatcaagaagtaggcgccacgacagtcaccccaagaggtagacgccacggcagtcaccccaagaggtagacgccacggcagtcaccccaagaggtagacgtcacggcagtcactatcaagaagtagacgccacggcagtcaccccaagaggtagacgccacggcagtcactatcaagaagtagacgccactagcgatcaccccaagaggtagacgtcactagtcactatcaagaagtagacgccactagcaacaccccaagaggtagacgccacggcagtcactatcaagaagcgaCGCCActagatcaccccaagaggtagacgccactagccacccccaagaggtagacgtcacggcgtcactatcaagaagtagacgccacggcgatcaccccaagaggtagacgccacggcgatcactatCAAGAAGCGAGACGCCAcgcagccaccccaagaggtagacgccacggcgactATCGAAGCGACGTCACGGCGGTCACTACCAACAAGCGATTGATGCTCGCGAAAGCGATCAACATGCCTTagaaacgttaaacacagttgagatacgcattctaaactgcctcggccaggccgaggcagaaacaaaagaagcgctcaattaataacgtaagaagacaactcagacgaagacaagaaaagacctcggccaagccagaggcaaaataagcaaactcttaataaaaatgataacaggttacaagtgaggaaaatacagacgacggtcgtccccatagggataagccaaaacgcaacctaccaaagttttacaaaaacaaggaaaagaaaagcaaaaggttacagacatatcatttgaagcgccaaaagatggcagggaggaaatgcttaataattggctcccgaacagctgaagctatccgagacgccggttgagcctggtgacgaccgcccgtctccctatgcctgttgctgcttgccatcagcagcgTTAGCAGCATCATCTTCgatgggcgacccagaagctgtcttggCAGTCTCACCGAaagcagcctcagcctcagctttcttggcagcctcagctgccttcatcctctcggcttcctccttggccgccttagtcttctcagcaagggctgccttctccgcggccacctcttcctccttcttcacccttacctcctccttggccttctcctccgcggctttctccttagcttcgagctattcatcaaacagctcgtcaaatttgtcccacggaaagaagccatcaagagggaagagctccccaatcactccCCTGGCAGCTTCTTGACCAGTCCCGtgttgggcgcacatgttagggaggataacggtttggagcgtttcaatgtcctcctccctttgggcgatgatagcatccttgttccaaaccaccttcccctgggcctgaaacatgcccctccattcgtccctctgcttagcataaaggtcggcgtgcttctgaacgaggtcacgcccctccagcagcttagcggcTTCGGCCCTTCCGCgccctcggccttggctctctcggaaggacctccttttcggcgtcctcccgagTTTTCTCTCAAGACGGACGCCTCCTcggcctcagccttggccctctcggcttccttgttcgcagcgtcgagttcgagcctgagccgctcgagctgtggggcagcttcagcaatggtcttctcttgctccagAATAAGAGCATCGGCCGTATCAACCCACTTCGACAGTAACCTGgtcaaacttaggccctccgacttaatctggaggggggtaggcttcgggaaggaggtgaCGACGATGGTATCTTGACCACTTGTCTGCAAAGTCTTCCTCTCAGCACGCCGTTCAACATTGTGTCCGGTGGACGGCAGCGGCTGATCTagaaaaaattcaattaaagcatccgtgtcaacatacatggacataccagagagctcacatcggaacgcctaatgaaccggctaagtctgagccacaggataaatctgtaccatgcttggccttcttgggcggaggacgcatttccttgCCGGCAGCAGTAGAAGCAGTAGCGGCAGTAGCAGTCGAAGCATTAGCGGCAGGGGTAGGCTCTTTACTCTTACGGACAAgaggagatccctccgcatcggagtcccccccattggtaatgtcaacgatcaccaccgtctccttttgggctaaggggatgggaggtggagctgatgtcgacgccgtcgccgccgaagactttattttccgcgttcggcgcggcatgttactagcaaccttcgcctgggccgcctccacatttaagcctttcagctgctgatccatgagatcgtTCGGCGACGTTCTGCGGTCACGGGCTAGAGCCTTAAGATGTAAATCAGCAACGgtcttgtccttggcaagccccattctccggaggatatcctcagacaggtccggtcgaAAGTGGCCTGCAGAGAaagcaaagcaagagttaagtagaagaaataaatcaaagttcaagaaacagaaacattgagagcagagatgggcctcacaccaaccccactcaccctgtgccagGCCCGGTATGAGGtcgacatggcagagcagctcatcctgaagaatgatctgcgtcgggggaatccatctcttcggcaccccattcttctccgcctcaaaagcctcatcgccgacttctcatccgcattaagagggaccttgctcaaggcgtccatcttaagcttactccgggtgaCCCATTTCTCACGCTctgccttactctcgcaccgcaaattaacttggtgctggaaggaccggggcagcggatagtcatccggcacctcaacgtacacccaccgatctttccaggtCCTTGCGGGAGAGAAAGcatatcaacggagacgtaatccggctccatttgcacgctgtaccatccgacgcgaccagaaATGACggcgaaggtggtgaagccgacggaataaattaaccgttgggacctcccccttaaagagacagagccggacaaagccgactatggtcctaatagccaacgggtgcagctgggccacagcgacgttcatggctctaatgatggccataacgtaatcattcagcggaaaccggagcccgtactccaggtgccggatgtatacgccggtgcaacccggtggagggcaacagacggccgaccctcctcggggataacaattttgtaccccctactgccgaagtagaaatggccctcgaaaaatgtttCACGGAATaatggcgaacttatgggtccaagcacggtcagggcagaccttacaagcgtcgccgtgatccatgatgtactgcctcccctcattaggacgagtccttccaacatcatcaccgtcatcatcaacatcatcatcatcctcccaatcctccaaagcttttggatcaacttcgggagaaggagacctagggcccccagaccttatcgggatggcgtctagtatctcctcctcatcaagacgcgacgggaacccccgcgcacggttactaggtccggcatcgcgagaagacatggtagcaacaattacttaacaaaataagagattgagaaaaatttgtttgtttaccttgaaaaaaaagcactagccgaagtaacgactctgaagattagaagagaaagaagcccttgaaagtttagagagaagaaaattttagagaaaatgaaattgttggccaatttcagggactaactaccctatttataggggaaagcccacgaagaaggaccaatcgggcaCACCCGTGAAACGTCGACCAATCAATGAAAGCGGACACGTGTCaggcatgcaaccacggaatgtcaatcgttgcaacagttgaacgtcaatcaatgcaacaatgaccaagcgtcttcaacacgccccttcatatctctctgcctattcatctccCTCAACAAAATTCCTAAAGTAtttgttctccgccggccacatgatcaaccaagctaggtagcaccgtacggggcaatcaaaaacaacctacTCTCAACCTGtgtcggccagcgtcactttcttttccacatcggatgccctttacacatccatgtggagggggatatggtacggcctaagcgaaccaagccgaggtagaagaagccggggcagaaaaattttgtcttacgcagaatatacgctcaacacacatcgtagcccataccacggcatagactacgctgagggcaaattgatggggcatattctgcacctgGCCACctgctgaccgagtcaacatattgagcaaggtcaaagatatccacaagcaagtcaacgacttagacagcctaaccgacgcaaagATGTCGGCTGTCTCTCTGGGTCCCAGTGGGCAACTAGctagccggggcacacatccgcgaactcgtattcaagacccctcggcggcgagtcaacagggcccgccggcctgccatgggtccctcggccgagggtagatcagtctttccacctgctagccacttggccacttggccactacgtgacaaaaggtgaaagtctataaatactcctcaactctcattgaggagaggatccacaatttaacctaagaatcactattcatctggtaatatattccttatctctctacaaaatatacttcaccaagtaacaacaacttatctcttaagtttactgacttgagcgtcggagtgagttcgctcggtgcaaagccgagccctcggtttgttcattgtttcaggaggccgagaggaggattcaaccgaggacgtcattctacaagtacgggtggtaacaaataactgctctggaattatacccggaacactTTCAAACCAATTCCAATTTCCAAACCCACTCGAGTTCGAGCTCAAATTGACTTGATTACACCCCTACCTACAACGATCTTCTTTTAATATTTTTGTATGAAAAATGGTCGTTGTATGAAATGGAAGGAGACAACTAGTAGACATTATAAGTTTAGCATAAGTGATTCGAAATGTCAACGTCCATATTTGGTGGTGGTGTTCCATGAACAAATAAAACTTGGTCAGACCGGCCGTACATGCACCCATGTCTTAAAAACGTCAATCTAAAATGTGCTATGCACGTATTTAACCATACTACTAAGCACATCGTCTATACACTCTTTGCTATAAAAGAATTTGTGTAtccaaacaacaatcaaacaaaaaaaaatcaactcTAATcttccaaaaagaaaaaaaaaatatcaatttTGATCATGGTTTCTCTGGCATCATCCGTCTTGCCTCTTTTTGCATTATTTGGGCTAAGCTTAATCTCAACGGCTTTCGCCTATGGTGGCTTAAGCTACAATTACTATGATAACAAGTGCGATGATTTTGAAGATATAGTTGCAAGGATGGTTAGGAAAACATTTGAGAAGGACTTTACCATTGCTGCTAGCCTTTTAAGGTTACACTTTCATGACTGTTCTGTTCGGGTATGTTTTCAACAACTACACTTATATTTATTTTCTAAAATTTGTAATTCAGTCAGGTCGTATTGTGTTCATATTGATTTCAAAAGATTAACCTAACATTGAACATTTCGAATGTAGGGATGTGATGCATCAATCCTACTAGATTACCCTGAAAGCGAGATGAAAGCGAAGCCAAGCAAGACATTGAGAGGATTCAATGTGATTAACAAGATAAAGAGAGCCGTTGAGAAGAAATGCCCGCGAACTGTGTCCTGTGCTGACATTCTTACAGCAGCCGCTAGAGACTCCACTTACTTGGTCGGAGGACCGTACTGGTCAAACTACTACGGTAGGAAAGACGGTCTCTACTCCATTCGCCAAGAAGCCGAAGGTGCTCCCAATAGTCAAGAAAGTGTTACTTCCCTCATCGAGTTTTACCAATCCTTGGGCTTGTCCACCCTCGATCTTGTTATTCTTTCAGGTATTATATCAAACGCTGGTACTAAAATCCTGTGTCTGCCACTGTAATTAAACGTGTCTAATTATTCTTGTGTTTTTCTTATAGGGGCACACACCATAGGTAAAAGTTCATGTGGTTCATTCCTACCAAGGCTATACAACTTCAAAGGAACTGGACGACCCGACCCATCAATTTCTCCCAAATACTTGAATTACCTAAAAAGGAAATGTGGTAACCAAACCGTATATGCCGATCTTGACCCGATTACACCAAATGCTTTTGACAACACCTACTACAAGAACCTTCAAAAGAACATGGGCCTATTGTACACTGACCAAATTTTAAACAGCGACCATAGGACAGCCCGTTTGGTCGATACATTCGCGACACAACCCGAAACCTTCCCTAATTTGTTCGCTTCTTCAATGGTTAAGCTCGGCGGAGTTTTGGGTGATGCAGAAGAAGATGGTGAAATTCGTTACCATTGTAGCCGTATCAACGCACACAAAACTTCTAAACATTACTAAGAGGATAAAAATTCGTGTTATTAATTTGTTTGAATTGacttgtttttcaatttttcatttgaatttattgttgttatttaaaATTCTAAGTGATGTTGATGAAGAGGGCCAAAGAAATTTTGTTGACCTCAAGTTGTTGTAATTGCAACATTTACTATCATTTATATGAAAACATTTTGATAACATTGTTGTCCTCGGAATGAAATCTCATTAGATATATACATAATGTGACCCTACATTTCCTTATGTCAATGATGGGCTTAAGTCTTAACTATGAGCTGGCCGTAGATGTCAACTAGCATAGTTGGTAAAGTCATGAGTGATGGTATTCATGACCTGAATTTGAAAGTCGTCAGCATCAAAATCGCCCCCGTGACTCCCTTTGGACTAAAAAAAAATGAGCAGGCTTAACAACAACATAAGCCCCAAGAGTAAAATATTTGAAGCCATTAGTATTATTACCGAGTAACACACGCATTTTCCTTCGAAATCATACCCGAGAATGAAGACTACTATCATCCATTTTGAGCCGCAAGCAATAATAAAAGGGGTACGAAAAAAATACATAAAGAGGTACGACAAAGCTGTATCTCAATAACTTATGAGAAACAGTCTATATAGTGTTTTTGTGTAGTCCAATATGCAAAGAAGTTACCCATCTTTATCTTAGTTTCATTTCATAATTagtcaaaacccaaaaacataaTCCACCTACAAAACAAAGTCACATTAAGACATTAACCTATATTGATAAGCATTCTAATCACGTATACAATTTTCCCAAAATTACACATTTTAATACTTAGATTAATAAATATTGAGTTGATCTTTAAACAACTTTCTCCAACAAGCCAATTATCCATGTAACACAAAACGTAACAATGAAGAATTTTTAACAAGTATTTTCCCATGCAACTTGTTCCATAATTGACCCAATATCACCATATAATGACTCAGGTACATCAGTAGAACAGTAATTATCCTCGAAGCAGTAATCAAAATCTGAGTTGTTAAAACAAGTCTCGAAACCCTGGTGGCAAACAATTTCTTCCTGTGTCGTTCCAATTTTATCAAATGTCCCTGACAAGTGCTGTTCTTCAAGCACTTGTACATTTCTTAAGGTTTCATTATTCCACAAGGAGTTTTCGTCGACAATTACatcactcaaattattattattcgaCTCAAAGCATTGAGTCGAGAACCCTGAAATTGGATCAACATTTTGTGTATTTGTCGAATTTATATTACAACTGAAGCTTATATTAGGTAAGTCGATATCATTGTCGGGTACAAAGCTTGATTGGTTAACCCTACTGATACCAGTGTCGCGAGTTTTGAACTGATTATCGACTGAGAaagctaatgaactagaaatagtACCACTTTTGGGAACTttattagtaatattattattaattttggattttttaaGAGTAGAGGACAAGAGATTATGAGTGTTGGGATCTAAACCTTGAGCAAGAAGTTTTTTCTTAATGCAAGAATTCCAAAAGTTTTTAACTTCATTATCAGTTCT is a window encoding:
- the LOC141640912 gene encoding uncharacterized protein LOC141640912 — protein: MGHHCCSKQKVKRGLWSPEEDDKLVNHITSHGHGSWSSVPKLAGLQRCGKSCRLRWINYLRPDLRRGSFTEDEERTIIEVHRILGNRWAQIAKHLPGRTDNEVKNFWNSCIKKKLLAQGLDPNTHNLLSSTLKKSKINNNITNKVPKSGTISSSLAFSVDNQFKTRDTGISRVNQSSFVPDNDIDLPNISFSCNINSTNTQNVDPISGFSTQCFESNNNNLSDVIVDENSLWNNETLRNVQVLEEQHLSGTFDKIGTTQEEIVCHQGFETCFNNSDFDYCFEDNYCSTDVPESLYGDIGSIMEQVAWENTC
- the LOC141640903 gene encoding peroxidase 7 encodes the protein MVSLASSVLPLFALFGLSLISTAFAYGGLSYNYYDNKCDDFEDIVARMVRKTFEKDFTIAASLLRLHFHDCSVRGCDASILLDYPESEMKAKPSKTLRGFNVINKIKRAVEKKCPRTVSCADILTAAARDSTYLVGGPYWSNYYGRKDGLYSIRQEAEGAPNSQESVTSLIEFYQSLGLSTLDLVILSGAHTIGKSSCGSFLPRLYNFKGTGRPDPSISPKYLNYLKRKCGNQTVYADLDPITPNAFDNTYYKNLQKNMGLLYTDQILNSDHRTARLVDTFATQPETFPNLFASSMVKLGGVLGDAEEDGEIRYHCSRINAHKTSKHY